The Penaeus chinensis breed Huanghai No. 1 chromosome 21, ASM1920278v2, whole genome shotgun sequence genome has a window encoding:
- the LOC125036709 gene encoding uncharacterized protein LOC125036709, whose product MLYKSPYASQVRRFLQDLDFEVLQSIASTATDRKIEVSSNKEAIDVILLHTRDLDRFFSYRRLTAEIFSKYLIMLQMRNKKLEIPMKSSRMEMIFTIKDLWVKCVNRNRQKKRKDKKRKNLQKLPVSDQKPKENDSVDDIKHIEISVSIASQSEVFNEKQLVEPGERKDLKDNCPTKNKCRRNLRSASRAAGKLTLGIKETFKNRGDSDLKSEFVGESSVQQSSKDVGEAQRPLKNQQTVCAVERSVEKVKPPVNERAAPINVTNIFNTIAVGVPSASNFQFTLDTSLTSTSSTSVRSDKFARDFCEWFYKMMNKLQPICAHEEGDVFSERVFVGNSSVHIFMMSSVVVERKGTDQTRAYHMLKNTLLEFELLFSPNMESGLQIIRGEHGSIKVFCCGNLHKHNTFIGIYEQEFDLVFCPVDKLWKILCTKLNLKHATVATQMPSLPPCEIFEMNPS is encoded by the exons ATGTTGTACAAATCTCCATATGCTTCCCAAGTCCGGCGGTTCTTGCAAGACCTGGACTTTGAGGTTCTGCAAAGTATTGCATCGACTGCGACAGATAGGAAGATCGAAGTATCTTCAAATAAAg AGGCAATAGATGTCATCCTGCTTCACACGCGTGACCTGGACCGTTTCTTTAGCTATCGGCGCCTAACAGCTGAGATATTCTCTAAGTACCTCATCATGTTACAAATGAGAAATAAGAAATTAGAGATACCAATGAAATCAAGCAGAATGGAAATGATTTTCACTATTAAAGATTTATgg GTGAAGTGtgtaaacagaaacagacagaaaaagagaaaagacaagaaaagaaagaatttgcAAAAGTTACCTGTATCTGACCAAAAGCCAAAGGAAAATGACTCGGTTGATGATATAAAGCATATAGAAATAAGTGTCTCTATAGCCAGTCAGAGTGAAGTTTTCAATGAAAAGCAATTGGTGGAGcctggagagaggaaagatctTAAAGATAACTGTCCCACAAAAAATAAATGTAGGAGGAATCTTAGGTCTGCCAGTCGTGCTGCAGGAAAATTAACTTTGGGTATAAAGGAGACTTTTAAGAACAGAGGAGATTCAGACCTTAAGTCAGAATTTGTTGGGGAATCGTCTGTTCAGCAGTCT AGTAAAGATGTAGGTGAAGCACAAAGACCATTGAAA aatCAACAGACTGTATGTGCAGTGGAAAGATCAGTGGAA aAAGTGAAGCCACCTGTAAATGAAAGAGCAGCTCCAATTAATGTGACAAATATTTTTAATACTATAGCAGTTGGTGTGCCATCAGCAAGCAATTTTCAGTTCACATTAGATACGTCATTAACTAGCACATCCAGCACTAGTGTGAGATCAGATAAATTTGCCAGGGATTTCTGCGAATGGTTTTACAAAATGATGAACAAGCTACAACCCATCTGTGCCCACGAGGAAGGCGATGTCTTTAGTGAGCGAGTGTTTGTGGGAAATAGCTCTGTTCATATTTTCATGATGTCCAGTGTGGTGGTGGAGAGAAAAGGTACTGATCAGACTCGGGCCTACCATATGCTTAAAAATACCCTGTTAGAATTTGAGCTTCTCTTCTCCCCTAATATGGAATCAGGGTTACAAATAATTCGAGGTGAACATGGTTCAATCAAGGTTTTCTGCTGTGGAAACTTGCACAAGCATAATACCTTCATAGGAATTTATGAACAGGAGTTTGATCTGGTTTTTTGTCCAGTTGATAAGCTTTGGAAAATATTGTGCACAAAACTAAATCTTAAGCATGCAACAGTTGCAACTCAGATGCCTTCTTTACCTCCTTGTGAAATATTTGAAATGAACCCTTCATAA